CAGGAGCATCCTGCACGGGCGGTCTTTTGTGTCCGGCCCGACAACCTTCGACCTTTACCAGAAGGTAAAGGCTCAATCAAGGGCACGTGTCAAGTTCCGTTGAATCACGGATGCGGCGCTGTAACCTTGGTGGGAAGAACCATAGGCGCTGAACATTCAGCGGCAGGACATCAACGTCATCGAAAGTGTGGATAGATACGTGAGCAGCGAACAGGGTTCAGCAACTCTGGAAGGCACCGAACTCGATCTGGAAGACGCCGTCATGGGTCCTACCGGGCGCCCCTACCGCGAATTTCCCGAGCCTGCGCCCCTGTCGTCCCACGGCCCCGCCCGTGTGATCGCCATGGTGAACCAGAAGGGCGGCGTCGGCAAAACGACGTCCACCATTAATCTGGCTGCCGCACTCGCCGAATACGGCCGCCGTGTCCTGCTGGTTGACTTTGACCCCCAGGGCGCATTGTCCGCAGGCCTCGGGACCAATCCGCACGAACTGGACCTGACGGTGTACAACGTCCTGATGGACCGCAAAGTGGACATCCGGGACGCCATCCAGCACACCGGTGTCGAAAACGTTGACCTGCTGCCGGCAAACATCGACCTCTCCGCCGCGGAAGTGCAGCTGGTCAATGAAGTGGCGCGCGAACAGGTGCTGGACCGGGCCTTGAAGAAGGTTGAAGACGACTACGACGTGGTCCTCATCGACTGCCAGCCGTCGCTTGGCCTGCTGACTGTCAACGCACTGACGGCCGCGCACGGCGTCATCATCCCGTTGATCTGCGAATTCTTTGCGCTGCGCGCCGTTGCGCTGCTGGTGGAAACCATCGACAAGGTCCAGGACCGGTTGAACCCCAGGCTCCAGGTGGACGGCGTGCTGGCCACCATGTACGACGCCCGCACGCTGCACAGCCGCGAGGTCATCAGCAGGCTGGTGGAAGCCTTCGGGGACAAAGTCTTCGAGACCGTCATCAAGCGCTCCATCAAGTTTGCCGATGCCACGGTGGCCGCGGAACCCATCACCAGCTATGCCGCCAACCATATCGGTGCCGACGCTTACCGCCGCCTGGCCAAGGAGCTGATTTCGCGCGGCGGCGCGCCCTAGCCAAGGCCGTGGCACTGGCAGGCACCCCGCTCGCTCCCGCCCGACGGAACGGCCCGGCGGAACTCCCGGCGGCTGACGCGCAAACCGGGCCGGGGAAGAAACCCGGCTTCGAAGTGCGGCTCGCCAACTTCACCGGTCCCTTCGACCTGCTGCTCGGCCTGATTAGCAAACACCAGTTGGACATCACCGAGGTGGCACTGGCCACGGTGACCGATGAATTCATCAAGTACATCAGGAACCTCCAGCAGCTGGGCGAGGAGTGGGCGCTTGACGAGGCCAGCGAATTCCTTGTCATCGCCGCCACACTCCTCGACCTCAAGGCCGCCCGGCTCCTGCCGGCAGGGGAGGTTGAGGACGACGAAGACGTCGCCTTGCTCGAAGCGCGCGACCTCCTCTTCGCCCGCCTGCTCCAGTACAAGGCATTCAAGCAGGTGGCAGGACTGATCAACTCCACTTTAGAGATCGAAGCCCGCAGCTACCCCCGCCAGGTTGCCTTGGAAGAGCACTTCGCGGCGCTGCTTCCGGAACTCGTGTGGCGGCACACGCCCGCGCAGTTCGCTGCCTTGGCCGAAGCCGCGCTGAAGCCCAAGGAAGCGGCCCCTAGCGAGGTTGGCCTGGCGCACCTGCACGGCAGTGCCGTCAGCGTGAAGGAGCAGGCTGAAATCCTTGGACTGAAGCTCCAGGCAGGTCGGCCGTTGTCCTTCCGGGCACTGATCGCGGACGCCGAATCGACGCTGGTTGTGGTGGCCCGGTTCCTGGCGCTCCTGGAAATGTTCAGGGAAAAGGCGGTAGCGTTCGACCAGCTCCTCCCGCTGGGCGACCTGACAGTTCATTGGACGGCGGACCGCGATGACTGGAGCAGCGAAAATCTCACCGAGGAATACGAGGAGCAGCCGTGAGCGCCAACGCCCCGGATCCCGCCACCAGCGCTGACAATGACAGCGATTTGAACGTCACCGAACTGCCCGGCGGCGCACATGCCGCCATCGAAGCGGTGCTGATGGTGATTGACCAGCCGGCCACCGCCGTCGAACTGGCCGCCGGGCTCAATCTCACGGTGGACACCGTCGAGCAGCTCCTGGCGGAACTTCAGCGTGAGTATAACGGCTATACTGTTAATGCCCCGGACTCGGACGTTGCCAACACTGCTCATATGAACACTGCCGGCACCACATCCAGACCCCGGGGTTTTGAATTGCGGAATATCGCCGGAGGCTGGCGCATCTATTCCCGTACGGATTTTGCCGACGTCGTGGGCGGATTCGTTCTGGAAGGACAGACAGCCAGGCTGACGCAGGCGGCGCTGGAAACGCTCGCCGTCATCGCTTACCGCCAGCCCGTATCAAGGGCCAGGGTGTCTGCAATTCGAGGAGTTAATGTTGACTCTGTCGTGCGGACGCTGATGCAGCGGGGACTGATCGAAGATTCGGGGACCGATCCCGAATCCGGAGCCATCCTTTACCGCACGACGTCGTATTTCCTGGAACGCATGGGAATCGGCTCGGTGGCTGAGTTGCCGCAGCTTTCACCCCATCTTCCGGGGCTTGAAGGCATCGAAGAGTTCTACGACGCCGGAAGAATGTAGGCAGTATCCATGCCTGCGCACGAGTATCCACCAGGGCGGAAGCAATTCGCCCGGCTGGCTGGTGTTGTCGGGAGACAGCCAATGCCGGCCAACATAACGAAGGACGGGTCATGACACAGGCGGGACGCCAGGGTTCACCACGTAACAGTTCGGGACGCAACAGCGCCGGACAGGCCAAAGATGGCCAAAACAGGGCCGGACGCAACCCGGCCCGGGGCGGCAGCAGCCGTGCTGCCGGGGCCGGCGGCGCCGGCTTCAAGGGCGGCGGCGACCGTCCCTTCAAGCACCCCAAGCCTCGCGAAGAGGCATTCGTCGATCCGGACCTGCAGGGCCCCGGCGGCGCGCCGGCGGACCGCCCGGCAGCCGGCGACTGGAAGCCGGGCAAACCTGCTGCCCGGAAGCCCGGTTCGCGCAAGCCCGGCGCCGGCAAGGTGCCCGGCACTCCCGGCGCGCTGAAGCCCAAGCCGCGGTCCGCCGCAGCCAAGACGTTCGGTACGCGCGCCTTCGGCGGCGAACGGTTCGGCCAGAACCTCGGTGCCGTCCGCAAGCCTTCGCGCAAACGCGGACCCCGCGGGGACGTGCCGCAGTCCGAAATGCACGACGCCGACGGCATCCGCCTGCAGAAAGTCATGGCCTCAGCCGGTGTCGCTTCACGGCGCGTCTGCGAGGAAATGATCTCAGAAGGCCGTGTGGAGGTGGACGGCAAGGTCGTCACCGAGCTCGGCGTCCGAGTCGACCCGAAAACGGCAGTGATCCACGTCGACGGCCTGCGCATCCAGCTGGACGAAAACATGGTCTACATGGTGTTCAACAAGCCCAAGGGCGTTGTATCCACCATGGAGGATCCGGACGGCCGTCCGTGCATCAGCGACTTCGTTCGCAATACCCACGGCGAACGCCTCTTCCACGTGGGACGTCTCGACGTCGCCACCGAAGGGCTGTTGTTGCTGACCAACGACGGCGAACTGGCCAACCGTTTGACGCACCCGTCCTACGAGGTACCCAAGACGTACCTGGTCCAGGTCCGCGGCCCGTTCCCGCAGGGAATCGGCGCGCAGCTGAAGGCGGGCGTCGAGCTTGAGGACGGAATGGCCTCGGTTGACTCCTTCAAGCTGGTGGACTCCACCCCGGGCCACGTGCTGATCGAGGTAGTGCTGCACTCCGGCAAAAACCGGATCGTGCGCCGCCTCTTTGACGCCGTCGGTTTCCCGGTACTCCGGCTCGTGCGCGTCAAGGTGGGACCCATCGGCCTGGGAGACCAGCGCCAGGGGAGCATCCGCAACCTCGGCAAGCAGGAAGTCGGCCACCTGCTGGCATCCGTAGGGCTGTAGCGCATGTCTGCCTTTCGCACCCATGGTCGCGGGCACCTGAACGGTCCGGTCCTGGTTATCGGCACGGGGCTGCTGGGAACCAGCATCGGCCTTGGCCTTCGGGGCCGGGGAGTATCCGTGTTCCTGTCCGACCCGTCTCCCACCAACCAGGCGGTCGCCGTCGATATCGGGGCAGGCCTTCCGTTGTCGCGCCTTGGCGGCGAGCAGCCCGAACTCGTTGTCGTGGCCGCGCCGCCGGACGTGACAGCGGACGTGGTGGAACGCTCACTGGCTGATTACCCCGCCGCAACGGTGGTGGACATTGCCAGCGTCAAGGCCGGCATCCTGGCCGACCTCCGCGGCCGCGGAGTGGACCTCGCACGCTATGTGGGCACGCATCCCATGGCCGGCCGGGAAAAGTCCGGGCCGGTGGCGGCGCGGGGTGAGCTGTTCACCTCCATGCCGTGGGTGGTCTGCCCCTCCGGGGAAACATCCCCCGGTGCACTGCAGGCCGCCCGAGCCCTGGCAACAGACCTGGGCGCCGTGGTGACGCAGTTCGGCGCCGAGGAACATGACCACGCCGTGGCGCTCGTGTCGCATCTTCCCCAGGTGATGTCTTCGCTTGTCGCCAGCCGACTGCAGGGTACGCCCATGCATGCCCTCTCGCTGGCCGGAAACGGCCTGCGTGACGTCACCCGAATCGCTGCCAGCGACCCCACACTTTGGGTGCAGATCCTCGGCGCGAATGCCGGCCCTGTGGTGGAAATCCTGCACGGGGTCCGCGAGGACCTCAACCGCCTGATCGGAACCCTCGAAGATCCGGCTGCCCCCGGTGCCCGCCTCGACCTGGCGCAGCTCATCAGTGAGGGCAACGCCGGGCAGTCCCGTATTCCGGGCAAGCACGGCGGCCCACCGCAGGCCTATTCCTGGTTGACCGTCCTGGTGGACGACCGGCCGGGCCAGATCGCCCGCCTCCTGACGGAGATCGGCGAAATCGGGGTCAACCTCGAAGACCTGCGGCTGGATCATTCCTCCGGGCAGAATGTAGGCATGGTGGAACTGTCCGTTTTGCCCAACAAACATGATCTGCTCATCGAAGCCCTCAACGACCGTGGATGGCGGGTACTCCAGTAATGACACAGGAACTCATCGAAACCGTGCCCATGCTTCGCCAAGGCAGGCCGCTGGTCGTTGCCATCGACGGGCCCTCGGGATCCGGAAAATCCAGTGTGAGCAGGGAAGTGGCGCGACGCCTCCGCCTCGCCTACCTGGACACCGGCGCCATGTACCGGGCGCTGACCTGGTACTGCCTTGACCGGGGCATCGACCTGGGCGATGCCGCGGCCATCGAACAGGCCTCCGAGGACCTGCCGCTGGACGTCAGCACCACCCCGAACGAAGAGTACGTCAGGGTCGGCGGAACGGACGTCACCCAGGCAATCCGGGAACCGGCCATCTCCTCGGCCGTCAGTGCCATCGCCACCACCCTCGGTGCGCGGAAGGAACTGGTCCGCCGGCAGCGTGAACTGATTGAGGTCCACCACCGCCGCATCGTGGTGGAGGGACGGGACATCACCACCGTCGTGGCGCCTGGCGCTGAAGTACGCATACTCCTGACCGCCAGCGAGGAGGCCCGGCTTCGCCGCCGGGGCGTCCAGCTGGGCGGAACGCAGAGCGCCGAGCAGCTGGCGGCACAGGTCACACAGCGTGACGCCAAGGACTCCACGGTGGTCAACTTCACCACGGCGGCGGATGGCGTCGTCACCCTGGATTCCTCGGATCTGGACTTCGACGGCACCGTTGACGCGGCCCTGGGCATAGTCAACAAGGTCCTCAACCGTGACTGACGCCGGCAGCCGCCGTCCGGGCCAGCTCCAAGCGGGGGGCGCCCTTCCGGGTGCCTGGACCATGGCGTGGAGCCGGCCTGTCGGCTGGTTGCTGGACCACGTCGTCTACCGGACAACAGTCCGCGGCCGGGAAAACGTTCCGGCAGCAGGGCCCGTCATCTTCGCCGGCAACCACCTCAGCTTCCTGGACGGGCCGGTGATGTTCGGAGCATCGCCGAGGCCCATGCACATCCTCGTCAAACAGGAAATGTTCAAGGGGATCCTCGGGCGGGTCCTCACGGCGTCAGGCCAGTTTCCGGTGGACCGCTCGGGCGACCGTGCCGCGCTGCAGCTGAGCAAGAGCGCGCTCGACGCCGGCCGCTGCATCGGCATCCTTCCCGAAGGAACACGGGGGAGCGGCGAGGCCTCCACCATTAACAACGGGGTGGCCTGGCTCGCGCTGAACTCCGGCGCGACCGTGATTCCCGTTGCCATCCTGGGCACCCGGATCGCCGGTGAACACCTCGACGCCGTTCCGCGGCCGGGCCGGAGGCTGCACGTCAGCTTCGGCAAGGCCGTGGCTGTAGGGCGCAGGCCCGGCGAGACAGGGCGTGTTTCAATGGACAGGGCGGGAAACGAGATCCGCGCTGCACTGGCACGGCATGTCCAGCACACGATTCAACTCAGCGGGCAGGCTTTGCCCGGCGCGGATTCCCCGCAAAAACGTCATAAAGAAGTAGCCGGGACGCCGGCAGATCACCACTAAGGAAAGTGCAATGAGCGATACGACTCAAACCTCCGGCAAATTTGGCGCCGGCGAAGACGAATACACGCCCACCGTCACGGACCAGGTGGCGGAACATCTTGCTGCCCTGGACGATGACGAGGCCGAGCTCCGCGCTGCCTCGCTCCGGGCGGGCCTGGACGACTACGAACTGGATGAAGAAGACGCCGCCCTCCTGAGCGGCCGCTACGACGACCAGGACTTCGACGGTCCGGTCAAGCTCGATCCGGTCCTGGCCATCATCGGCCGTCCCAACGTGGGCAAATCGACCCTGGTAAACCGTATCCTCGGCCGCCGCGAAGCCGTGGTGGAAGACACCCCCGGCGTCACGCGTGACCGGGTGATGTACTCGGCCACCTGGAACGGCCGGAACTTCACGGTCGTCGACACCGGCGGCTGGGAGCATGATGCCCGCGGCATCCACGCCCGCGTGGCCGAGCAGGCCGAGATGGCCGTGGAGCTCGCCGACGCCGTGCTGTTCGTCGTCGACTCCGCCGTAGGCGCCACCGCCACGGACGAAGCCGTCGTGAAGATGCTCCGCAAGTCCAAGAAGCCGGTCATCATGGTGGCCAACAAGGTGGATGACTTCGCGCAGGAAGCCGACTCGGCAACGCTCTGGGGCCTCGGCTTCGGCGAACCGTACCCGGTATCGGCACTGCACGGCCGGGGTGTCGCTGACCTCCTGGACCACGTCATGGACACCCTGCCCGAGTACTCCACCATCGAAGGCCTGGAGCGCTCCGGCGGCCCGCGCCGCATCGCCCTCATCGGGCGTCCGAACGTCGGCAAGTCCTCGCTGCTGAACAAGCTGGCCGGTTCCGAGCGCGTTGTCGTGGACAACACCGCCGGCACCACGCGCGACCCCGTCGATGAATTCATCGAACTCGGCGGCCGCACCTGGCGTTTCGTCGATACCGCCGGCATCCGCCGCCGCCAGCACATGGCACAGGGCGCCGACTTCTACGCCTCACTGCGTACGCAGAGCGCACTGGAAAAGGCGGAGGTCGCCGTCGTGCTCCTCGCGGTGGACGAAGTCCTCAGCGAGCAGGACGTCCGCATCCTGCAACTGGCCATCGAATCCGGCCGCGCACTGGTTCTCGCGTTCAACAAGTGGGATCTGCTGGACGACGAACGCCGCACCTACCTGGAGCGCGAAATCGAGCAGGACCTCGCCCACGTGGCCTGGGCTCCGCGGGTCAACATTTCAGCCCTGACCGGCTGGCACAAGGACCGCCTCGTTCCTGCCCTGGACACCGCACTGGAAAGCTGGGACAAGCGCATCCCCACCGGACGCCTGAACGCCTTCCTTGGCGAACTGGTGGCCGCGCACCCGCACCCGGTCCGCGGCGGCAAACAGCCCCGCATCCTCTTCGGCACCCAGGCCTCCAGCCGTCCGCCGAAGTTCGTCCTGTTCACCACCGGTTTCCTGGATCCGGGATACCGTCGCTTCATCACCCGACGCCTCCGCGAAACCTTCGGTTTCGAGGGAACGCCGATCGAGGTCAACATGCGTGTCCGCGAAAAGCGTGGCAAGAAGCGTTAATTACGACACACCTCGCCCGTGTCACACGCAAAGTGTCACTGGCACCCTCCGGAATCGTGTAAGCTTTTGGAGGTGGTTCGGCCGGACTGCTGAGGTAAAAATCCCGGGGAAACCCGGGAGGACAACCGAGGCGGAGAACGGCGGAACTAACGGGCTGTAGCGCAGCTTGGTAGCGCACTTGACTGGGGGTCAAGGGGTCGCAGGTTCAAATCCTGTCAGCCCGACCAGCAAAGATAACCGCTCCGCTTCCGGGAAGTATCCCGGAGCGGGGCGGTTTTTTCTTTATGCTTTTCCCTCCGCCGAGAGCGCATTCCTGCCAGCGCCCTACTTCAGGAAACGCGACGTCCGCCGGTCCGCGAGGATCTTGCCGCCTGTCTGGCAGCGCGGGCAATACTGGAGCGCCCTGTCCGCAAATGACACCTCCCGGACCGTGTCCCCGCAGACCGGGCACGCCTGGCCGGTCCGGCCATGGACCCGCATGGTGCTCCGCTTCGCGTCCTTCAATTCGTTCGGAGCCTTTCCCACAGCCTCCGCCACGGCGGCCCCCAGAATGTTGTGCACCGAGTCGTACAGGACGCGGACGGACTCCGGGTCGAGTGACTTCGCGGTGGCGAAGGGGGATATCCGGGCAGCGTGGAGGATTTCGTCGCTGTAGGCGTTGCCGATGCCGGCGATCACCCCCTGGTTTCGTAACAGTCCCTTAATCTGCTGGCTGCTCGAGGAAAGAATTTCAGCGAAGGCGTCAAGGGTGAACGAGGCGCTCAACGGATCCGGGCCGAGGCTTGCGATGCCGGGGATATCCTCCGGGTCGCGGACTACGTAGAGGGCCAGGCTTTTCTTTGTTCCCGCCTCGGTGAGGTCGATCCCCAGATGGGCTTCGCCGCCGTCGGCATCAGGGCGGATCCTGGAGAACTCGAACCTTGCGGCTATATACCCTTTGCCCCGTGGCAAAAGGGCGTTCGACGGCGATTCGGTGTACCGCAGCCAGCCGGCCTTGGCGAGGTGGAACGCGAGATAGATGCCGTCGGCATCAATGATGATGAACTTGCCCCGGCGCTGGACGCCGGAAATGGTGCGGCCTTCCAGCGCCGTATATGGCGGGTCCGCCGTTTTGAGGACCGCGAACGAAACGATCTGGATTTTCGTCAGCACAGCTCCGCGAAGCCGGTCGCCCAGGAAGGCGCCCAGCCCGGCCACTTCGGGAAGTTCTGGCATGCCACTACTGTGCCACACGGGTCCGCCAAGGCGCTCCCTGCGGGGAAGGGTGATGTGCATATACTTTCAGCGGCGGCTTGTTCTGCAGACCTCCGTTGACATTGCTGATTGACCAACATTCCTGGTTGACCCGATGAAAGGCCCCCTGATGAGCAACATTCCCGAAGACCTGTCCTACACTGCCGAGCACGAGTGGGTTTCCGCCCCCAACACTGACGGCGTGGTGCGGGTGGGCATCACCGATTTTGCCCAGGACGCCCTGGGCGACGTCGTGTACGCGCAGATGCCCGAAGTCGGCACCAAAGTGACGGCAAACGAGGTCGTGGGCGAGGTTGAGTCCACCAAGAGCGTCAGCGACATCTACGCTCCCGTGAGCGGGGAAGTCGTCGCCAGGAACGAAGCCCTGGACACCGACTCGGCGCTTATTAACAGCGATCCCTACGGCGAGGGCTGGCTGATCGAGGTCAAGCTCGCTGAGGCTGACGCGGTGGAGTCCCTGCTCAGTGCATCGGAGTACGAACAACAGGTAGGCTAAAGATAACCGGCATGGAGGTCCGGCTGTTGAGGGATTAACAGCCGGACAACACGCCGTAGGACCGGATCTGCCAGGCTTTTCCGGAGGGCACGCGTTGTTTGCAGGGGGACATCTGCAACGGAAGAGGAGGAATCCATGGTTGGTCACGAAAATAGCCACAGCGGTGGTGATTACGGCACGGGCGGAGTGAAGGCTTCGGAGACCACCTCAATCCACCTCACGCCAATCCGTGACGAGCCCATCATCGCGCCCAAGCTCTCTCCGGAGGAACGGGTTGCCGTAGAGGCCCTTCCGTACGGCTCAGCGCTCCTGGTTGCCCACAGCGGTCCCAACACCGGTGCACGATTCCTGCTGGACTCCGACGTCACCACCGCCGGACGCCACCCTGACGCGGACATCTTCCTCGACGACGTCACGGTGTCCCGCCGCCACGTGGAATTCCGTCGGACGGCACGCAGCTTCGAAGTTGTCGATACGGGCAGCCTCAACGGAACCTACGTCAACCACGACCGCGTGGACAGCGTGGAACTGAAGTCCGGTAATGAAGTCCAGATTGGCAAGTTCCGGCTCACTTTCTACCTCAGCCCTGCCCGCGCAGCAGGCAACGTCTGATCCCGGGGTAGTTGCCTGTGGCACTGGCACAACCGGAACGGCGCGGACCCCAAGTCCTGAACATAGGGGAAGTACTCGCGCAGCTGAGCGACGACTTTCCTGGAATGACTGCGTCCAAGATCAGGTTCCTTGAAGAAAAAGGCCTGATCAATCCGCAA
Above is a window of Arthrobacter sp. FB24 DNA encoding:
- the gcvH gene encoding glycine cleavage system protein GcvH, producing the protein MSNIPEDLSYTAEHEWVSAPNTDGVVRVGITDFAQDALGDVVYAQMPEVGTKVTANEVVGEVESTKSVSDIYAPVSGEVVARNEALDTDSALINSDPYGEGWLIEVKLAEADAVESLLSASEYEQQVG
- a CDS encoding prephenate dehydrogenase encodes the protein MSAFRTHGRGHLNGPVLVIGTGLLGTSIGLGLRGRGVSVFLSDPSPTNQAVAVDIGAGLPLSRLGGEQPELVVVAAPPDVTADVVERSLADYPAATVVDIASVKAGILADLRGRGVDLARYVGTHPMAGREKSGPVAARGELFTSMPWVVCPSGETSPGALQAARALATDLGAVVTQFGAEEHDHAVALVSHLPQVMSSLVASRLQGTPMHALSLAGNGLRDVTRIAASDPTLWVQILGANAGPVVEILHGVREDLNRLIGTLEDPAAPGARLDLAQLISEGNAGQSRIPGKHGGPPQAYSWLTVLVDDRPGQIARLLTEIGEIGVNLEDLRLDHSSGQNVGMVELSVLPNKHDLLIEALNDRGWRVLQ
- the scpB gene encoding SMC-Scp complex subunit ScpB codes for the protein MNVTELPGGAHAAIEAVLMVIDQPATAVELAAGLNLTVDTVEQLLAELQREYNGYTVNAPDSDVANTAHMNTAGTTSRPRGFELRNIAGGWRIYSRTDFADVVGGFVLEGQTARLTQAALETLAVIAYRQPVSRARVSAIRGVNVDSVVRTLMQRGLIEDSGTDPESGAILYRTTSYFLERMGIGSVAELPQLSPHLPGLEGIEEFYDAGRM
- a CDS encoding FHA domain-containing protein, which produces MVGHENSHSGGDYGTGGVKASETTSIHLTPIRDEPIIAPKLSPEERVAVEALPYGSALLVAHSGPNTGARFLLDSDVTTAGRHPDADIFLDDVTVSRRHVEFRRTARSFEVVDTGSLNGTYVNHDRVDSVELKSGNEVQIGKFRLTFYLSPARAAGNV
- a CDS encoding lysophospholipid acyltransferase family protein, which translates into the protein MAWSRPVGWLLDHVVYRTTVRGRENVPAAGPVIFAGNHLSFLDGPVMFGASPRPMHILVKQEMFKGILGRVLTASGQFPVDRSGDRAALQLSKSALDAGRCIGILPEGTRGSGEASTINNGVAWLALNSGATVIPVAILGTRIAGEHLDAVPRPGRRLHVSFGKAVAVGRRPGETGRVSMDRAGNEIRAALARHVQHTIQLSGQALPGADSPQKRHKEVAGTPADHH
- a CDS encoding ParA family protein; the protein is MSSEQGSATLEGTELDLEDAVMGPTGRPYREFPEPAPLSSHGPARVIAMVNQKGGVGKTTSTINLAAALAEYGRRVLLVDFDPQGALSAGLGTNPHELDLTVYNVLMDRKVDIRDAIQHTGVENVDLLPANIDLSAAEVQLVNEVAREQVLDRALKKVEDDYDVVLIDCQPSLGLLTVNALTAAHGVIIPLICEFFALRAVALLVETIDKVQDRLNPRLQVDGVLATMYDARTLHSREVISRLVEAFGDKVFETVIKRSIKFADATVAAEPITSYAANHIGADAYRRLAKELISRGGAP
- the cmk gene encoding (d)CMP kinase, which gives rise to MTQELIETVPMLRQGRPLVVAIDGPSGSGKSSVSREVARRLRLAYLDTGAMYRALTWYCLDRGIDLGDAAAIEQASEDLPLDVSTTPNEEYVRVGGTDVTQAIREPAISSAVSAIATTLGARKELVRRQRELIEVHHRRIVVEGRDITTVVAPGAEVRILLTASEEARLRRRGVQLGGTQSAEQLAAQVTQRDAKDSTVVNFTTAADGVVTLDSSDLDFDGTVDAALGIVNKVLNRD
- a CDS encoding pseudouridine synthase, whose amino-acid sequence is MTQAGRQGSPRNSSGRNSAGQAKDGQNRAGRNPARGGSSRAAGAGGAGFKGGGDRPFKHPKPREEAFVDPDLQGPGGAPADRPAAGDWKPGKPAARKPGSRKPGAGKVPGTPGALKPKPRSAAAKTFGTRAFGGERFGQNLGAVRKPSRKRGPRGDVPQSEMHDADGIRLQKVMASAGVASRRVCEEMISEGRVEVDGKVVTELGVRVDPKTAVIHVDGLRIQLDENMVYMVFNKPKGVVSTMEDPDGRPCISDFVRNTHGERLFHVGRLDVATEGLLLLTNDGELANRLTHPSYEVPKTYLVQVRGPFPQGIGAQLKAGVELEDGMASVDSFKLVDSTPGHVLIEVVLHSGKNRIVRRLFDAVGFPVLRLVRVKVGPIGLGDQRQGSIRNLGKQEVGHLLASVGL
- a CDS encoding segregation and condensation protein A, which translates into the protein MALAGTPLAPARRNGPAELPAADAQTGPGKKPGFEVRLANFTGPFDLLLGLISKHQLDITEVALATVTDEFIKYIRNLQQLGEEWALDEASEFLVIAATLLDLKAARLLPAGEVEDDEDVALLEARDLLFARLLQYKAFKQVAGLINSTLEIEARSYPRQVALEEHFAALLPELVWRHTPAQFAALAEAALKPKEAAPSEVGLAHLHGSAVSVKEQAEILGLKLQAGRPLSFRALIADAESTLVVVARFLALLEMFREKAVAFDQLLPLGDLTVHWTADRDDWSSENLTEEYEEQP
- the der gene encoding ribosome biogenesis GTPase Der, with protein sequence MSDTTQTSGKFGAGEDEYTPTVTDQVAEHLAALDDDEAELRAASLRAGLDDYELDEEDAALLSGRYDDQDFDGPVKLDPVLAIIGRPNVGKSTLVNRILGRREAVVEDTPGVTRDRVMYSATWNGRNFTVVDTGGWEHDARGIHARVAEQAEMAVELADAVLFVVDSAVGATATDEAVVKMLRKSKKPVIMVANKVDDFAQEADSATLWGLGFGEPYPVSALHGRGVADLLDHVMDTLPEYSTIEGLERSGGPRRIALIGRPNVGKSSLLNKLAGSERVVVDNTAGTTRDPVDEFIELGGRTWRFVDTAGIRRRQHMAQGADFYASLRTQSALEKAEVAVVLLAVDEVLSEQDVRILQLAIESGRALVLAFNKWDLLDDERRTYLEREIEQDLAHVAWAPRVNISALTGWHKDRLVPALDTALESWDKRIPTGRLNAFLGELVAAHPHPVRGGKQPRILFGTQASSRPPKFVLFTTGFLDPGYRRFITRRLRETFGFEGTPIEVNMRVREKRGKKR
- a CDS encoding Fpg/Nei family DNA glycosylase; its protein translation is MPELPEVAGLGAFLGDRLRGAVLTKIQIVSFAVLKTADPPYTALEGRTISGVQRRGKFIIIDADGIYLAFHLAKAGWLRYTESPSNALLPRGKGYIAARFEFSRIRPDADGGEAHLGIDLTEAGTKKSLALYVVRDPEDIPGIASLGPDPLSASFTLDAFAEILSSSSQQIKGLLRNQGVIAGIGNAYSDEILHAARISPFATAKSLDPESVRVLYDSVHNILGAAVAEAVGKAPNELKDAKRSTMRVHGRTGQACPVCGDTVREVSFADRALQYCPRCQTGGKILADRRTSRFLK